In Mucilaginibacter boryungensis, a single window of DNA contains:
- a CDS encoding nuclear transport factor 2-like protein: MKKSYLLLLMPLLLAACTPKASSDTATKAAADVPNYPYKIKHPDYWMMDTSHANTMTALNALKAFENMDTTGLKKAFADTLEFNYDGGKFKGPIAQFIKMTSEMATSMKGLKIDMKDWESVVSTDKKEEWVTLWYVQKWTDAKGKADSISLVNDLQLKGGRIVKLDEYDMHFKMPQK, translated from the coding sequence ATGAAAAAATCTTATTTATTATTGCTGATGCCGCTATTACTGGCCGCTTGCACCCCTAAAGCGAGTTCGGACACTGCAACTAAAGCCGCTGCCGATGTGCCAAACTATCCCTACAAAATTAAACACCCGGATTATTGGATGATGGATACCAGCCATGCCAATACCATGACTGCCCTAAATGCCCTTAAGGCGTTTGAAAATATGGATACCACCGGCCTGAAGAAAGCCTTTGCAGATACACTTGAGTTTAACTATGACGGTGGTAAATTTAAAGGCCCGATTGCACAATTTATTAAAATGACCAGCGAGATGGCAACCAGCATGAAAGGCCTGAAAATTGACATGAAAGATTGGGAATCAGTAGTAAGCACAGATAAAAAAGAAGAGTGGGTAACCCTATGGTATGTGCAAAAATGGACCGATGCCAAAGGCAAAGCCGATTCAATATCCCTGGTTAACGACCTGCAATTAAAAGGCGGCCGGATAGTGAAGCTGGACGAGTACGATATGCATTTTAAAATGCCGCAGAAATAA
- a CDS encoding DNA gyrase/topoisomerase IV subunit A → MSEELDANNAPLDKEDSKLHNVTSLDGLYENWFLDYASYVILDRAVPHIHDGLKPVQRRILHSLKEMDDGRFNKAANVIGNTMKYHPHGDASIGDAMVQIGQKNLLIDCQGNWGDPITGDSAAAPRYIEARLSKFANEVVFNPDTTVWQASYDGRNKEPITLPVKFPLLLAQGAEGIAVGLATKILPHNFVELIDASIAVLQGQRPDLMPDFPTGGMADCSAYNEGQRGGRIRVRAKIVERDKKTLAITEIPFTTTTGGLIDSVIAANDKGKIKIKKIEDNTAKDVEIMIHLAPGISPDVTIDALYAFTDCEVSISPNTCVIKGDKPHFMSVNDILEESTLFTKDLLKQELQIRLDELMEKIFFSSLLKIFIQEGMYKHPDYESSSTFELVVEALTKLFTPFFPQFYREILPEDYKKLIDKPMSSITRFDFKKTDEQIKNLNDEIKQVKHHLKHLTEYTIAWFEKLKEKFGKDRGRKTELRAFDRVEASQVALANVKLYVNRIDGFIGTGLKKDEFVGDCSDIDEIIVFREDGRFIVTKVQEKVFVGKDILHVAVFKKNDERTVYNMIYKDGQSGVSYIKRFSVVGVTRDKEYDLTKGSKGSKVLYFSANPNGEAEVVNIQLKPHSKLKKLQFDEDFSELAIKGRGSMGNIITKYPVKKIILKSKGVSTLAGRKIWYDEILKRLNVDGRGKYLGEFDGEDKILTLFGNGVYELTSFDLNNHFDDKMLLIEKYNPEKVYTVVHFEGKSKNYMVKRFVFENTIIGKQTSFISDESGSKLILISGAAQPIAKVEQLKGKTQIPETVELNLADLIDVKGMKAMGNRLSAHVVQTVTLISEHDDDNDVPDPEPNTIDDTEIVVTPEDKAVADAPPAKNVEPVAEPTDAVEPIAHVIPDVPAKVIEPAKESVNLEPKFVASQSGKSVESPTESVQPPVKKVDFEITNPDDIEIDDKGQLGLF, encoded by the coding sequence ATGAGTGAAGAGTTAGACGCGAACAACGCGCCTTTAGATAAAGAAGATAGTAAACTGCATAACGTAACATCGCTGGATGGGCTGTACGAGAACTGGTTCCTGGATTATGCCTCGTATGTAATACTCGACCGTGCTGTTCCGCATATACACGACGGGTTAAAACCTGTTCAGCGCCGTATCCTGCACTCGCTGAAGGAAATGGACGACGGACGTTTTAACAAGGCCGCCAACGTTATTGGTAACACCATGAAGTATCACCCCCATGGCGATGCTTCCATTGGCGATGCCATGGTGCAGATAGGACAGAAAAACCTACTGATAGATTGCCAGGGTAACTGGGGTGATCCGATAACCGGTGACTCTGCAGCGGCACCACGTTATATAGAGGCGCGCCTGTCAAAATTTGCTAACGAGGTTGTTTTTAACCCCGATACTACCGTTTGGCAGGCCAGCTATGATGGCCGTAATAAAGAACCTATCACACTACCTGTAAAGTTCCCGCTGCTGCTGGCACAAGGAGCTGAAGGTATTGCCGTAGGTTTGGCCACCAAAATATTGCCGCATAATTTTGTTGAACTGATTGATGCCTCGATAGCTGTACTGCAAGGCCAGCGCCCCGACCTGATGCCCGACTTCCCGACCGGGGGTATGGCCGATTGCTCGGCCTATAACGAAGGTCAGCGTGGCGGGCGTATCCGTGTGCGTGCTAAAATTGTGGAGCGCGATAAAAAAACGCTGGCTATTACCGAGATACCTTTCACTACTACTACCGGCGGTTTGATAGATAGTGTTATCGCGGCTAATGATAAGGGTAAGATCAAGATCAAGAAAATAGAGGACAACACGGCTAAGGATGTGGAGATTATGATCCACCTGGCGCCGGGGATATCGCCCGATGTAACTATCGACGCATTGTATGCTTTTACCGATTGCGAGGTTTCCATATCACCCAATACCTGCGTAATTAAAGGCGATAAACCACACTTTATGAGTGTGAACGACATACTGGAAGAAAGTACACTGTTCACTAAAGACCTGTTAAAACAGGAACTGCAGATCCGTTTAGACGAATTAATGGAGAAGATATTCTTCAGCTCGCTACTGAAAATATTTATCCAGGAGGGAATGTACAAACACCCTGATTATGAAAGCTCATCAACTTTTGAACTGGTAGTTGAGGCGTTAACCAAATTATTCACGCCTTTCTTCCCGCAGTTTTACCGCGAGATACTGCCTGAAGATTACAAGAAGCTGATAGATAAGCCAATGAGTAGCATCACCCGTTTCGATTTTAAGAAAACGGATGAGCAGATCAAAAATCTCAACGATGAAATAAAGCAGGTAAAACATCACCTGAAACACCTGACCGAATACACCATTGCCTGGTTTGAAAAACTGAAAGAGAAATTTGGTAAAGATCGTGGCCGTAAAACCGAGTTAAGGGCGTTCGATAGGGTGGAAGCATCGCAGGTGGCGTTGGCTAATGTGAAGCTGTACGTAAACCGTATAGATGGCTTTATAGGAACAGGGCTGAAGAAGGATGAATTTGTAGGCGATTGCTCGGATATCGACGAGATCATTGTATTCCGCGAAGATGGCCGCTTTATTGTGACCAAGGTGCAGGAGAAGGTGTTTGTGGGCAAGGATATTTTGCACGTTGCCGTATTTAAAAAGAACGACGAACGCACCGTTTACAATATGATCTATAAAGATGGTCAAAGCGGGGTATCATACATCAAACGCTTCAGCGTGGTTGGTGTTACCCGCGATAAGGAATACGACCTGACTAAGGGCAGCAAAGGCAGCAAGGTGTTGTACTTTAGCGCCAACCCTAACGGCGAAGCCGAGGTGGTAAACATTCAGCTGAAACCGCATTCCAAGTTGAAGAAGTTGCAGTTTGACGAGGACTTCTCTGAACTGGCTATTAAAGGCCGCGGTTCAATGGGTAATATCATTACCAAATACCCGGTTAAAAAGATCATCCTGAAAAGCAAGGGTGTGTCTACCCTGGCAGGCCGTAAAATATGGTACGATGAGATATTAAAACGCCTGAATGTAGATGGCCGCGGCAAGTATCTGGGCGAATTTGACGGCGAGGATAAAATACTCACGCTATTCGGTAACGGTGTGTACGAGCTTACCAGCTTCGACCTTAACAACCATTTTGATGATAAAATGCTGCTGATAGAAAAATATAATCCTGAAAAGGTTTATACCGTAGTGCATTTTGAGGGCAAATCCAAAAACTATATGGTGAAGCGGTTTGTGTTTGAAAACACGATTATTGGCAAGCAAACCAGCTTTATCAGCGATGAAAGCGGTTCTAAACTGATCCTCATCTCAGGCGCGGCGCAGCCAATTGCTAAAGTTGAGCAATTGAAAGGCAAAACACAAATCCCCGAAACAGTTGAACTTAACCTGGCCGATTTAATTGATGTGAAGGGTATGAAGGCTATGGGTAACCGCCTGTCGGCACATGTGGTACAAACTGTAACATTGATAAGCGAGCACGATGACGATAACGATGTGCCCGATCCGGAACCAAACACAATTGATGATACCGAAATTGTGGTAACACCTGAAGACAAGGCAGTAGCAGATGCGCCACCGGCAAAAAATGTTGAACCTGTTGCCGAACCGACAGATGCTGTAGAGCCAATTGCACATGTAATACCGGATGTGCCAGCAAAAGTAATTGAACCCGCAAAAGAATCGGTGAATTTGGAGCCAAAATTTGTAGCATCACAATCCGGAAAATCTGTGGAATCACCAACAGAATCGGTACAACCGCCCGTAAAGAAAGTTGATTTCGAAATAACCAACCCGGATGATATTGAGATTGATGATAAAGGGCAATTAGGGCTATTTTAA
- a CDS encoding VOC family protein — MITKLNHVSIFVLDQDSAYDFYVNKLGFKVHTDAAMGPGARWLTVTTPEQPDLEISLMAISEGMMFKKEAAAAMRDLVSKGTFGFGVFECNDLQATYEELKAKGVEFTKEPTKEFYGYEALFKDDSGNWFSLGEKK; from the coding sequence ATGATCACCAAATTAAACCATGTAAGCATCTTCGTTCTCGATCAGGACAGCGCTTACGATTTTTATGTAAACAAACTGGGTTTTAAAGTACATACCGATGCAGCTATGGGTCCAGGTGCACGCTGGCTCACCGTTACCACGCCCGAACAACCCGACCTGGAAATTAGCCTGATGGCGATAAGTGAAGGAATGATGTTTAAAAAAGAGGCCGCTGCCGCCATGCGCGACCTGGTAAGCAAAGGCACCTTTGGGTTCGGCGTATTTGAGTGTAACGACCTGCAAGCTACTTACGAAGAACTAAAAGCCAAAGGCGTAGAGTTTACCAAAGAACCTACCAAGGAGTTTTACGGTTACGAAGCCCTGTTTAAAGACGATTCGGGTAATTGGTTTTCGTTAGGGGAGAAAAAGTAA
- a CDS encoding ABC transporter permease, which produces MFKSYFKTTFRFLLKNKTFSFINIIGLATGTLCCLYILLYVQTQFSYDKHLKDAQDIYRITTTLQLRGDRHNNATASPPIAPAMKKDFPQVLQYTRVIPTGTLGSKEHLLTYKEKSFYQKDVVYVDSTFFDVFTYHFVKGNSTKVLNEAYSIVLLKPVADKLFGNEDPIGKTISIDDDGGKHDFKVNGVVDESLGKSHIQANLFITMRGGGIGAYVLQNNVWAGNNFTASYVKLRPGTSAAALEKQFPAFLDKYGAAQMKSLGMTKQLHLQPVTSIHTTTGYEVELSKTLSPSFLYILLLIAVMIQVIACINFMNLSTARASKRAKEVGVRKVIGAGQGDLIKQFLGESFFLAFLGVVIALPLLLLILPYLNQITRTDIQLSFFSDYRLYLTLTGLVVVTGLVAGSYPAFYLSAFRTIKVIKGNFTSHVSVAGIRRSLVVFQFVLSIVLIAGIIVIYSQLNYIKNKDLGFEKSQRLIFSFYTGDTQKQMGAFMGDLKQLSDVKAVSKADNYLSQFIGHDHGIYLAGGNMAEATDAQNISTDEYFVKANGIKVIEGRDFRLNDSNRVLINETLAKRLGIKPGKALGTRLYSKYDSQETFVEVVGVMKDFNYNSLHGEVKPFMLMYNPNQGNLTSLIVAVNTTNYKSLLSQMEQLWHKDISGAPFEYTFLDDAVQKQYETEITLSNIINSFTLMAILISCLGLFGLAAFSAEQRSKEIGIRKVLGASIPAIAGLLSKDFLKLVIIAFVIATPIAWWGMGQWLQGFVYRVDISWWMFALAGLIAVIISLITVSSQALKAAYANPVKSLRTE; this is translated from the coding sequence ATGTTTAAAAGTTATTTCAAAACCACTTTTCGTTTTTTGCTGAAAAATAAAACCTTCAGCTTTATTAATATTATTGGTTTGGCTACAGGTACATTGTGCTGCCTGTACATATTGTTATATGTACAAACCCAGTTTAGTTATGATAAGCATCTGAAAGATGCGCAGGATATTTATCGTATTACCACTACCCTGCAACTGCGGGGCGACAGACATAATAACGCTACAGCGTCGCCGCCTATCGCGCCAGCTATGAAAAAAGATTTTCCGCAGGTACTGCAATATACCCGCGTAATACCCACGGGTACCCTGGGCTCTAAAGAGCATTTGTTGACTTATAAAGAAAAGTCTTTTTACCAGAAAGATGTTGTTTATGTTGATTCTACTTTTTTTGATGTTTTTACCTATCATTTTGTAAAGGGTAATAGTACTAAGGTGCTTAACGAGGCTTATTCTATTGTACTGTTAAAACCTGTAGCCGATAAACTTTTTGGTAACGAAGACCCTATTGGCAAAACCATCAGCATAGACGACGATGGTGGTAAACACGATTTTAAAGTTAATGGTGTAGTAGATGAAAGCCTGGGCAAATCGCATATTCAAGCCAATTTGTTTATTACTATGCGCGGTGGTGGTATTGGCGCCTATGTGTTGCAAAACAACGTATGGGCGGGTAATAATTTCACTGCATCATACGTAAAATTACGGCCAGGTACCAGCGCTGCAGCTTTAGAGAAACAATTCCCGGCATTTTTGGATAAATACGGCGCCGCCCAAATGAAAAGCCTGGGCATGACCAAGCAATTACACCTGCAGCCGGTTACTTCAATACATACCACAACAGGTTATGAGGTAGAGCTTTCTAAAACCTTAAGCCCATCGTTTCTTTATATCTTATTGTTAATAGCAGTGATGATACAGGTAATTGCCTGCATCAATTTCATGAACCTTTCCACCGCGCGCGCGTCAAAACGTGCTAAAGAAGTTGGTGTGCGTAAAGTTATCGGTGCCGGCCAGGGCGATCTGATCAAGCAGTTTTTGGGCGAATCGTTTTTCCTTGCTTTTTTAGGCGTAGTGATAGCTTTGCCTTTACTGTTGTTAATATTACCGTACCTTAATCAAATTACACGTACTGATATCCAGCTATCCTTTTTTAGTGATTACCGGCTATATCTCACTCTGACGGGGTTAGTTGTAGTGACAGGCTTGGTTGCAGGCAGCTACCCGGCGTTCTATTTATCGGCTTTCCGCACTATTAAAGTTATTAAAGGTAATTTTACCAGTCATGTTTCGGTAGCAGGTATCCGGCGTTCGCTGGTGGTATTTCAATTTGTACTTTCCATTGTACTGATAGCGGGGATCATTGTTATTTACAGCCAGTTGAATTATATTAAAAATAAAGACCTTGGGTTTGAAAAAAGCCAGCGGCTTATCTTTAGTTTTTATACAGGCGATACCCAGAAACAAATGGGCGCTTTTATGGGCGATTTGAAGCAGCTAAGTGATGTAAAAGCAGTTAGTAAAGCTGATAATTATCTGAGCCAGTTTATAGGGCACGATCATGGTATATACCTTGCAGGGGGTAACATGGCCGAAGCCACGGACGCACAAAATATATCTACCGATGAATATTTTGTAAAAGCCAATGGGATAAAAGTGATCGAAGGCCGCGATTTCAGGTTAAATGATTCTAACCGGGTATTAATTAATGAAACACTGGCAAAGCGTTTGGGTATAAAACCAGGCAAAGCATTAGGCACCAGGCTATATTCCAAATATGATAGCCAGGAAACATTTGTGGAAGTTGTTGGAGTAATGAAGGATTTTAACTACAATTCATTGCATGGCGAAGTAAAACCCTTTATGCTGATGTATAATCCAAACCAAGGCAATCTTACATCGCTTATTGTGGCAGTAAATACCACTAATTATAAATCGTTATTAAGCCAAATGGAACAACTGTGGCACAAAGATATTAGCGGCGCTCCTTTTGAATATACCTTTTTAGATGACGCCGTGCAAAAACAATATGAAACAGAAATTACCCTTTCTAATATCATCAATTCGTTTACATTAATGGCGATACTTATTTCATGCCTTGGATTATTTGGTTTGGCTGCCTTTAGCGCAGAACAACGGAGTAAGGAAATAGGCATACGTAAAGTATTGGGCGCAAGCATTCCTGCTATTGCCGGCCTGTTGTCAAAAGATTTTCTGAAACTAGTTATAATTGCTTTTGTTATTGCTACACCTATAGCGTGGTGGGGCATGGGCCAATGGCTTCAGGGTTTTGTTTACCGTGTAGATATTAGCTGGTGGATGTTTGCTTTGGCGGGGTTAATAGCGGTCATTATATCACTAATTACTGTAAGTTCACAAGCCTTAAAGGCTGCATATGCTAACCCCGTAAAAAGCTTACGTACCGAATAA
- a CDS encoding YdeI/OmpD-associated family protein: MISYNTIILQFADQGEKTGWTYIDVPADLAQQLKPGNKKSFRVKGMLDSFPIKAVALMPMGEGAFIMAINAEMRKGIHKRAGAMLKITLEVDTNTEVIIPDDLQECFEYEPQAQEYFNSLPEGHRRYFVNWINSAKTEPTRANRIANTIEAMLHKWTYNEMMRAMKKMKE; the protein is encoded by the coding sequence ATGATCAGCTATAATACCATCATATTACAATTTGCCGACCAGGGCGAAAAAACCGGGTGGACCTATATTGATGTCCCTGCCGATTTGGCTCAACAATTGAAACCTGGTAATAAAAAATCATTCAGGGTGAAAGGCATGTTGGATAGTTTTCCTATTAAAGCTGTAGCATTGATGCCTATGGGCGAGGGAGCTTTTATAATGGCCATTAACGCCGAGATGCGCAAGGGGATCCACAAGCGTGCCGGCGCTATGTTAAAGATAACGCTTGAGGTTGATACTAATACCGAAGTAATTATCCCTGATGATTTGCAGGAATGTTTTGAATATGAACCCCAGGCACAGGAATATTTCAATTCCTTACCCGAAGGCCATCGCCGTTATTTCGTAAATTGGATAAACAGCGCCAAAACCGAACCAACCCGCGCTAACCGCATAGCCAATACCATTGAAGCCATGCTGCATAAATGGACTTACAACGAAATGATGCGGGCGATGAAGAAGATGAAGGAGTAA
- a CDS encoding aldose 1-epimerase family protein — MIVIENEFLKAAIDTKGAQLSSLINKATGVELMWQAGEAWPWHSPTLFPVIGTLINNQIIVDGKPYEITQRHGFARYSEFLPIETNSTHAKFSLPYCEKTLAMYPFKFDFHVIYDLIDNALRVTFKVINLDDKTIYFSVGGHPAFNVPFHEGENYDDYYLEFETEEPLTEHLLTPEGTFSGETKPTKLDGKNLALNHKLFANDALVFKHMKSRQVTIRSHKHDESITVQFPHFNYLGIWAKPEADFVCIEPWLGHADNAGAPVEFKNKDGIQKLEHGHVFDASYYISI, encoded by the coding sequence ATGATCGTTATTGAGAATGAATTTTTAAAAGCCGCTATTGATACCAAAGGCGCCCAACTATCATCATTAATTAATAAAGCAACCGGAGTAGAACTAATGTGGCAGGCCGGTGAAGCCTGGCCATGGCACTCGCCTACTCTTTTCCCGGTAATTGGCACACTTATTAACAATCAAATTATTGTTGATGGCAAACCGTATGAAATTACACAACGCCACGGTTTTGCCCGGTATTCGGAATTTTTACCAATTGAAACTAACAGTACACATGCCAAATTTTCGTTGCCTTACTGCGAAAAAACGCTGGCAATGTATCCATTTAAGTTCGACTTTCATGTGATATATGATTTGATTGATAATGCGTTACGCGTTACCTTCAAAGTAATCAACCTTGACGATAAAACAATTTACTTTTCGGTAGGCGGCCACCCGGCTTTTAATGTCCCTTTTCATGAAGGCGAAAACTATGATGATTACTACCTGGAATTTGAAACTGAAGAACCATTAACCGAACATTTATTAACCCCCGAAGGGACTTTTTCGGGCGAAACAAAACCTACTAAACTTGATGGCAAGAACCTGGCTTTAAATCATAAGTTGTTTGCTAATGATGCACTGGTTTTTAAACATATGAAATCGCGCCAGGTAACTATACGCAGCCATAAACACGATGAAAGCATAACGGTACAGTTCCCGCATTTTAATTACCTGGGCATATGGGCTAAACCCGAGGCTGACTTTGTATGTATTGAACCCTGGCTGGGCCATGCTGATAATGCAGGCGCACCTGTAGAGTTTAAAAACAAAGATGGTATACAAAAACTGGAACACGGCCATGTGTTTGATGCCAGTTACTATATCAGTATTTAA
- a CDS encoding helix-turn-helix transcriptional regulator, whose amino-acid sequence MDSNYHENIDLHAIADQAYFSRYHFIRLFSKIYGKTPHQYLIGVRIEKARLMLQTDMPVQQVCFAVGFDSLGSFTSLFKRCIGQSPAQYRTQQLARVAEIGRAPLKFIPNCFAQSNGWVQNSNFQEV is encoded by the coding sequence ATGGATAGCAACTACCATGAGAATATCGACCTGCATGCTATTGCTGATCAGGCTTATTTTTCGCGGTATCATTTTATCAGGTTGTTCAGTAAGATATATGGCAAAACGCCGCACCAATACCTCATTGGTGTGCGAATAGAGAAAGCCCGCCTGATGTTGCAAACCGATATGCCGGTGCAGCAGGTTTGTTTCGCGGTGGGGTTTGATAGTTTGGGGTCATTTACCAGCCTATTTAAACGCTGTATAGGGCAAAGTCCGGCACAATACCGCACGCAGCAACTGGCCCGCGTTGCTGAGATCGGTCGTGCGCCGTTAAAGTTTATTCCTAACTGCTTTGCCCAAAGCAACGGCTGGGTGCAGAATAGCAATTTTCAAGAAGTATAA
- a CDS encoding response regulator transcription factor, translating to MERDIRIVIIEDDETIRTGYSFLIGSTDGYDVINAYASYDEAAGHLVADRPDVILLDIELPGTNGIEALPKIKRMLPHCYVLILTVYESQKQIFDALANGASGYLTKGTPAVKIIESIKEVKEGGGPMSVNIARMVISSFMKNPDSPLSKRETQILELVVEGKSRSQIAKELFIDLETVRSHIKNIYLKLDVNSRADAIKTAKENKLI from the coding sequence ATGGAACGTGATATACGAATTGTGATAATTGAGGATGATGAAACCATCCGCACTGGTTATTCATTCCTGATTGGCTCTACCGATGGCTACGATGTAATAAATGCCTATGCCAGTTATGATGAAGCAGCCGGGCATTTAGTAGCCGACCGACCCGACGTAATATTGCTTGATATTGAGCTCCCCGGAACTAATGGGATTGAAGCATTGCCTAAAATAAAGAGAATGCTGCCGCATTGTTATGTGCTTATTTTAACCGTCTATGAATCGCAAAAGCAGATATTTGACGCGCTGGCTAACGGGGCATCGGGCTATTTAACCAAGGGGACACCTGCCGTAAAGATCATCGAATCGATAAAAGAGGTAAAAGAGGGGGGCGGCCCTATGAGTGTGAACATTGCCCGTATGGTGATCAGTTCGTTTATGAAAAATCCGGATTCACCACTTTCCAAACGCGAAACACAGATACTGGAGCTGGTGGTAGAAGGAAAAAGCCGTAGTCAAATAGCCAAGGAACTATTTATCGACCTGGAAACCGTACGCAGCCACATCAAAAACATCTATCTTAAGCTGGATGTAAATTCCCGCGCTGATGCCATTAAAACAGCTAAAGAAAATAAGCTGATATAA
- a CDS encoding nuclear transport factor 2 family protein, with the protein MKTLKSIALGFALLATVCVAKAADKPVERLTKNHAINTYVDAMSRGKLQGLNEVLDPTAKFSMLRGTKVLSYGKTEMLDFLKGSKDVEQTCTVSTSVVENNDNVSVVKVDMNYDGFTRSNYVTVANTGEGWKITNVYSVFK; encoded by the coding sequence ATGAAAACCTTAAAATCAATAGCCTTAGGCTTCGCTTTATTAGCTACTGTTTGTGTTGCTAAAGCTGCAGATAAACCAGTAGAAAGATTAACAAAAAACCATGCTATTAACACTTATGTGGATGCCATGAGCCGCGGTAAATTGCAAGGCTTAAATGAAGTACTTGACCCTACTGCTAAGTTCAGCATGTTGCGCGGCACTAAAGTACTAAGCTATGGCAAAACCGAAATGCTTGACTTTTTAAAAGGCAGCAAAGATGTTGAGCAAACCTGCACCGTATCAACATCGGTAGTGGAAAACAACGATAACGTAAGCGTAGTAAAAGTTGACATGAATTATGACGGCTTTACCCGCAGCAATTACGTAACCGTAGCCAACACCGGCGAAGGCTGGAAAATAACAAACGTTTACAGCGTTTTTAAATAA
- a CDS encoding maleylpyruvate isomerase N-terminal domain-containing protein yields the protein MKEVAVIDTITLFPKLHGHLMEMLRGLSTDDWQRSTVCKGWSVKDIVAHMADTELRMVSLYRDGYTPTDIPVIDSYQSLVDYLNKLNNDWVPVARRFSPAILINWLQDAGPQLHKIYSELPPFENAIFSVAWAGEKTSPNWFHIARQYTELWHHQQQIRLAIDQTQPLMSAELYYPLLDTFVRAMPHTYRTIEAKDGTTIKLTITGAGGGNWYLGKVSGAWQLFTGDDDAATNTVITINGEIAWRLFTKGIALHEALTHITIKGEQDLGMPALSMLSVIA from the coding sequence ATGAAAGAGGTCGCAGTTATAGATACGATTACATTATTTCCCAAATTGCACGGGCATTTAATGGAAATGCTGCGCGGACTAAGTACTGACGATTGGCAGCGCTCAACAGTATGCAAAGGCTGGTCGGTGAAAGATATTGTGGCGCATATGGCCGATACTGAACTTAGGATGGTGTCGTTATATCGCGATGGATATACGCCGACGGATATCCCGGTAATTGATTCCTATCAAAGCCTGGTTGATTATCTGAATAAATTGAATAACGACTGGGTACCTGTGGCCAGGCGGTTTAGTCCTGCAATATTGATAAATTGGTTGCAGGATGCAGGGCCGCAATTGCACAAAATATATTCGGAGCTACCACCTTTTGAAAATGCCATATTTTCAGTGGCCTGGGCCGGCGAGAAAACATCACCTAACTGGTTTCATATTGCCCGGCAATACACCGAGCTTTGGCATCATCAGCAACAAATACGATTGGCTATTGACCAAACCCAACCGTTAATGTCGGCAGAGTTATATTATCCCTTGCTGGATACTTTTGTAAGGGCAATGCCGCACACCTACCGTACTATCGAAGCTAAAGACGGGACTACAATAAAACTAACCATTACAGGCGCTGGTGGCGGCAACTGGTATTTAGGCAAGGTATCCGGCGCCTGGCAATTATTCACCGGCGATGATGATGCAGCAACTAATACTGTAATAACTATAAATGGCGAAATTGCCTGGCGCTTGTTTACAAAAGGCATAGCATTACATGAGGCACTGACTCACATTACTATTAAGGGCGAACAAGACTTAGGCATGCCGGCACTTAGTATGTTATCTGTAATCGCTTAA
- a CDS encoding class I SAM-dependent methyltransferase, which yields MSDSTQRFSNRVDNYIKYRPGYPVGVLELLHNDGGLKTGSKIADIGSGTGILTRLLLDEGYTVYAVEPNGDMRQAADAQLGDHKRYHSINGTAEATTLQAGSIDMVTCAQAFHWFNAERCRVEFARILKPGGKVALIWNNRQIEADEFSIDYEFLLRQESSDYKRVNHQNLTEADFTAFFKDGQYQFSKFPNVQVFDEAGLIGRAFSSSYVPAQATPEGETFLHKLKDIFNRHQENETVSVQYQTEVYLGEV from the coding sequence ATGTCTGATTCCACACAACGTTTCTCTAACCGGGTTGATAATTATATTAAATATCGTCCTGGGTACCCAGTTGGGGTGTTGGAATTATTACACAATGATGGAGGACTTAAAACCGGTTCTAAAATCGCCGATATTGGATCAGGTACAGGCATTTTGACAAGGCTTTTGCTGGATGAGGGATATACCGTTTATGCTGTGGAGCCTAATGGCGACATGCGCCAGGCAGCAGATGCCCAATTAGGGGACCATAAACGTTATCACAGCATTAATGGAACTGCCGAAGCGACAACCCTACAAGCCGGCAGTATTGACATGGTGACATGCGCCCAGGCCTTCCATTGGTTTAATGCAGAGCGCTGCAGAGTAGAATTTGCACGGATATTAAAACCTGGCGGTAAAGTAGCGCTAATATGGAATAATAGGCAAATTGAAGCTGATGAATTTTCCATTGACTATGAATTTCTGCTGCGTCAGGAATCGTCAGATTATAAGCGGGTAAATCACCAAAATCTTACCGAAGCCGATTTTACAGCATTTTTTAAGGATGGCCAATATCAGTTTAGTAAATTCCCTAATGTGCAGGTATTTGATGAAGCCGGATTAATTGGCCGAGCCTTTTCCTCATCATACGTCCCTGCCCAGGCAACGCCCGAAGGCGAAACCTTCCTGCATAAACTAAAAGATATCTTCAACCGTCACCAGGAAAATGAAACAGTTAGTGTGCAATATCAAACAGAAGTTTATTTAGGCGAAGTATAA